The Roseateles sp. XES5 genome window below encodes:
- a CDS encoding helix-turn-helix domain-containing protein, which yields MAMLSPFDAAVGGDVPFVARRLFGSVRLHFSEGRERASRLVSARLGQCRLTRLDADAHLVDGSSVRIDGGRPDMIKLILQTRGLSRFHQADCNLTVGPKALVIYDPAYSYRLENPMPVEVLMLQVPRETLPRALAARLRRPLAAPLVPGGLQAVLLSMMQTTFGELDRLDAAGRDSLGRAMAELTRTIVAGCAGAEAQADAPPLALLFDRMKAYVTENVRRADLDAADIARRMGCSVRYVYKAFAAEGTTPADFIWERRLATAAEALRSRPVRPGSIADIAFEFGFASSAHFSRLFRQRYDTTPSQWREAAA from the coding sequence ATGGCCATGCTCTCCCCCTTCGATGCCGCCGTGGGCGGTGACGTTCCCTTCGTCGCCCGCCGCCTGTTCGGCAGCGTGCGCCTGCATTTTTCCGAAGGGCGGGAGCGGGCGAGCCGGCTCGTTTCGGCGCGGCTCGGCCAGTGCCGTCTGACGCGCCTCGATGCCGACGCCCATCTCGTCGATGGCAGCAGCGTGCGGATCGACGGCGGCCGGCCGGACATGATCAAGCTGATCCTGCAGACGCGTGGCCTCTCGCGGTTTCACCAGGCCGATTGCAACCTGACGGTCGGGCCGAAGGCGCTCGTCATCTACGATCCCGCCTATAGCTACAGGCTCGAAAATCCCATGCCGGTCGAAGTGCTGATGCTGCAGGTGCCGCGCGAGACGCTGCCGCGCGCGCTCGCCGCGCGCCTCCGCCGGCCGCTGGCTGCGCCGCTGGTGCCGGGCGGGCTGCAGGCGGTGCTGCTGTCGATGATGCAGACGACGTTCGGGGAGCTGGACCGGCTGGACGCGGCCGGCCGCGACAGCCTCGGGCGGGCCATGGCGGAGCTGACGCGCACCATCGTCGCCGGCTGCGCCGGGGCCGAAGCCCAGGCGGATGCGCCGCCGCTCGCGCTTCTGTTCGATCGGATGAAGGCCTATGTGACGGAGAATGTCCGCCGCGCCGATCTCGACGCGGCCGATATCGCGCGGCGCATGGGCTGTTCCGTGCGCTATGTCTACAAGGCCTTTGCCGCCGAGGGCACGACGCCGGCCGACTTCATCTGGGAGCGGCGTCTTGCCACTGCCGCAGAGGCCCTGCGCAGCCGTCCCGTCCGTCCCGGCTCGATCGCCGACATCGCCTTCGAATTCGGCTTCGCCTCCAGCGCGCATTTTTCGCGCCTCTTCCGCCAGCGCTACGACACGACGCCCTCGCAATGGCGGGAAGCGGCGGCGTGA
- a CDS encoding ABC transporter ATP-binding protein, which yields MSITVENLVVERGGKKVLHGISFTLAAGRISTLLGANGAGKSSTVMALSGAIPTASGTVRLGDVTLAGLSADAVRRRGVAMVPEGHRVLGQMSVEDNLLVAVLERGVNARREGLSRAFAIFPELEARRHQRAGDLSGGQKQMVAMAQAFLARPRFMIVDELSLGLAPTVVKRLAEALTLAAEDGIGVLLIEQFANLALGLASHALVMERGRIVFDGASETLRHQPDILHGAYLAE from the coding sequence ATGTCCATCACCGTGGAAAACCTCGTGGTCGAGCGCGGCGGCAAGAAGGTGCTGCACGGCATTTCCTTCACGCTCGCCGCCGGCCGGATCAGCACGCTGCTTGGGGCGAATGGAGCGGGAAAATCCAGCACCGTCATGGCGCTTTCGGGCGCGATCCCCACCGCATCGGGCACGGTGCGTCTTGGCGATGTGACGCTGGCGGGCCTTTCGGCCGATGCGGTGCGCCGCCGGGGCGTCGCCATGGTGCCGGAGGGCCATCGCGTGCTCGGCCAGATGAGCGTCGAGGACAACCTGCTTGTCGCCGTGCTGGAGCGCGGCGTGAATGCGCGGCGCGAGGGGCTTTCCCGCGCCTTCGCCATCTTCCCGGAACTGGAGGCCCGCCGTCATCAGCGCGCCGGGGATCTTTCCGGCGGACAGAAGCAGATGGTGGCGATGGCGCAGGCCTTCCTCGCCCGGCCGCGCTTCATGATCGTCGACGAACTCTCGCTCGGCCTGGCACCCACCGTCGTCAAGCGGCTGGCCGAGGCGCTCACCCTTGCCGCCGAAGACGGCATCGGTGTGCTCCTGATCGAGCAGTTCGCCAATCTCGCCCTCGGCCTTGCGAGCCACGCTCTCGTGATGGAGCGCGGCCGCATCGTCTTCGACGGGGCGTCCGAAACCCTGCGCCACCAGCCGGATATCCTGCACGGCGCCTATCTTGCGGAGTGA
- a CDS encoding ABC transporter ATP-binding protein yields the protein MIEIETLSVRFGGIKPIDRLTAALSAPVSGLIGPNGAGKTTLLNVLSGFVRPVEGAVRLDGQSLLPLSPLQRVRAGLRRSFQTEQVVEDLTARENLAALADNVAAAGERGRTTDRALDFVGLAGVAHRLGARLNLFERRLVELGKCLIGTPRLILLDEPAAGLTDEEGARLRDLVLSIPDAFGAQVIVIDHDVDLIRAMCAETLVLDYGKRLALGPTDAVLADPDVRRAYLGEI from the coding sequence ATGATCGAGATCGAGACGCTTTCCGTCCGCTTCGGCGGCATCAAACCCATCGACCGGCTCACGGCGGCGCTGAGCGCACCCGTCTCCGGCCTCATCGGCCCGAACGGCGCCGGCAAGACGACGCTGCTCAACGTGCTCTCGGGCTTCGTGCGCCCGGTGGAGGGCGCCGTCCGCCTCGACGGGCAGTCGCTCCTGCCGCTCTCGCCGCTGCAAAGGGTGCGAGCCGGGCTGCGCCGCTCCTTCCAGACGGAACAGGTGGTGGAAGACCTGACGGCGCGCGAAAACCTTGCCGCGCTTGCCGACAATGTCGCCGCAGCTGGCGAACGCGGTCGAACCACGGACCGCGCGCTGGATTTCGTCGGCCTTGCCGGCGTCGCCCATCGGCTCGGCGCGCGGCTCAACCTCTTCGAGCGGCGGCTGGTGGAGCTCGGCAAGTGCCTGATCGGCACGCCGCGCCTGATCCTGCTCGACGAGCCGGCGGCCGGCCTCACCGACGAGGAAGGCGCACGGCTGCGCGACCTCGTTCTTTCCATTCCCGATGCCTTCGGCGCGCAGGTGATCGTCATCGACCACGATGTCGATCTCATCCGCGCTATGTGCGCCGAGACGCTGGTGCTCGACTACGGCAAGCGCCTCGCCCTCGGCCCGACCGATGCGGTGCTCGCCGATCCCGATGTCCGCCGCGCCTATCTCGGAGAGATCTGA
- a CDS encoding branched-chain amino acid ABC transporter permease, giving the protein MSMQDTLSPMAVPAPPAAPIRRQHPLLAITLAMAVFSAAIAFFANAFWLSALTSAMALSLSVAGVAVLYGQLGLVSLCQFALVGVGGWVTLRIGHAFQPPFEASLLAGGVVAALLGLVFGLPALRLRGLYLALVTLMLAGAFQIVISAWGFPDGGPGFLGRADGSGRAMLPRPALAAEAIPYFLYTAAIATLGLMLVQAHKITRPGRAWALIRKGETVAISSGVNVLAYKAWAFALSGFLAGIAGGLLAGNVGQLEGRAFSAFESLNLFALATVGGAFHWYGAVIAGLLLRALPALLTDLGIDGYVTIGIFGVALFHALATAPSGIAGQIAVLLARFTRGGER; this is encoded by the coding sequence ATGAGCATGCAGGACACCCTTTCCCCCATGGCCGTTCCCGCCCCGCCGGCGGCGCCGATCCGCAGGCAACACCCGCTCCTTGCCATCACGCTCGCCATGGCGGTCTTCTCCGCCGCCATCGCCTTTTTTGCCAATGCCTTCTGGCTGTCGGCGCTGACCTCCGCCATGGCCCTGTCGCTCTCCGTCGCCGGCGTCGCGGTGCTCTACGGCCAGCTCGGCCTCGTCTCGCTCTGCCAGTTCGCGCTGGTCGGCGTCGGCGGCTGGGTGACGCTGCGCATCGGCCATGCCTTCCAGCCGCCCTTCGAGGCGAGCCTTCTGGCGGGCGGCGTGGTCGCGGCGCTTCTCGGCCTCGTCTTCGGTCTGCCGGCGCTCCGGCTGCGCGGCCTCTATCTCGCGCTGGTGACGCTGATGCTGGCGGGGGCGTTCCAGATCGTCATCTCCGCCTGGGGCTTTCCCGATGGCGGGCCGGGCTTCCTCGGCCGGGCCGATGGTTCCGGCCGCGCCATGCTGCCCCGTCCGGCGCTCGCCGCCGAGGCGATCCCCTATTTTCTCTATACGGCGGCCATCGCCACGCTCGGCCTGATGCTGGTGCAGGCGCACAAGATCACCCGGCCCGGCCGCGCCTGGGCGCTGATCCGCAAGGGCGAGACGGTGGCGATCTCGTCCGGTGTCAACGTGCTCGCCTACAAGGCCTGGGCCTTCGCCCTGTCCGGCTTCCTCGCCGGCATTGCGGGCGGGCTGCTCGCCGGCAATGTCGGCCAGCTCGAAGGCCGAGCCTTCTCCGCCTTCGAGAGCCTCAACCTTTTCGCGCTGGCGACCGTCGGCGGGGCGTTCCACTGGTATGGCGCGGTCATTGCCGGCCTCTTGCTGCGCGCCCTGCCGGCGCTCCTTACCGATCTCGGTATCGACGGCTACGTCACCATCGGCATTTTCGGCGTCGCGCTGTTCCATGCGCTGGCAACCGCGCCCTCCGGCATTGCCGGGCAGATCGCGGTGCTTCTCGCCCGCTTCACCAGGGGAGGGGAGAGATGA
- a CDS encoding branched-chain amino acid ABC transporter permease, with protein MSLLPFLISGLGIGAVYALSGVGLVILYRSTGVLNFAFGAFGALGAHVAWQILQWNWPLALAILAGVVTSTLVSFVYGRLFAPLLSHRDTVVRAVGTLAPALVLIAVMGVVWGELPRRLQFPTDQMYLTLFGVRLTFTRLIALFLALAMVAAITLLLNRTRLGLDMRALANDRDLSAILGVRVLHTETAAWLITGLFSGLAGLLLADLVRLQGTFLTFVVIPAIAAAILGQLRSLYVTALAGVGIGLAEAVLTPITLISPYRAAAPFVIALVAVTILGSTSKAAMRDR; from the coding sequence ATGTCTCTCCTGCCATTCCTGATTTCCGGCCTCGGGATCGGCGCGGTCTACGCGCTGTCGGGCGTCGGTCTCGTCATTCTCTACCGTTCGACCGGCGTGCTGAACTTCGCCTTCGGCGCCTTCGGTGCGCTGGGCGCCCATGTCGCCTGGCAGATCCTGCAATGGAACTGGCCGCTCGCGCTTGCCATCCTCGCCGGGGTCGTCACGTCGACGCTGGTGAGTTTCGTCTACGGCCGCCTCTTTGCGCCCTTGCTGTCGCATCGCGATACCGTCGTTCGCGCCGTCGGCACCCTGGCGCCGGCCCTCGTGCTGATTGCCGTCATGGGCGTCGTCTGGGGTGAGCTGCCGCGGCGCCTACAGTTTCCGACCGACCAGATGTACCTGACGCTGTTCGGCGTGCGGCTCACCTTCACCCGGCTGATCGCGCTCTTCCTGGCGCTCGCCATGGTCGCCGCCATCACGCTGCTTTTGAACCGCACGCGCCTCGGCCTCGACATGCGGGCGCTTGCCAACGACCGCGACCTTTCGGCCATTCTCGGCGTGCGCGTGCTGCACACGGAAACCGCCGCCTGGTTGATCACCGGCCTCTTCTCCGGCCTTGCCGGCCTTCTGCTTGCCGATCTCGTGCGCCTGCAGGGCACGTTCCTCACCTTCGTCGTCATTCCCGCCATCGCCGCCGCGATCCTCGGCCAGCTCCGCTCGCTCTACGTGACGGCGCTCGCTGGCGTCGGCATCGGTCTTGCCGAGGCGGTGCTGACCCCGATCACGCTGATCTCGCCCTACCGCGCCGCGGCGCCCTTCGTCATCGCGCTCGTCGCGGTCACCATCCTTGGCAGTACGTCCAAAGCCGCGATGAGGGACAGATGA
- a CDS encoding ABC transporter substrate-binding protein yields MMKLLKGLLLGLAFGLAGTVAAQAAASCGDNTGSAATGEPIVIGAITGKTGPDDFSNSTKAAKAYFDCLNANGGIKGRPVKYLIEDDQWDPEKAAQLAARLVDDEKAVLMVGNSSYVECGANADYYKKSGIYVVAGVGVPRECFFAENYAPTNAGPRVSMLGAMGYALDKLNAKSVACIGPNIPNVGTWSCDGVMLLAKEKGFAAETILMDPGSADATSIILQAAAAKPDVIVLGMSKGVAVPLLVAAEEQGLNEQITFLSAASAYDLSVPETLGPGWDGKFYVNMEFNDLESDTPDNANWRAVMEEYGQSSDPRDTFAQAGYLAARIAEKALMGLEGDITRESVSAAVRKVKGFESDIFCAPWYFGEGQPRHNANSTTRMAVSEGGKWKVISDCAPSPDPELKDIRAFEASLK; encoded by the coding sequence ATGATGAAACTGTTGAAGGGGCTGCTGCTGGGCCTGGCCTTCGGCCTTGCCGGCACGGTCGCAGCCCAGGCCGCCGCATCCTGCGGCGACAATACGGGCTCTGCGGCCACCGGCGAGCCGATCGTCATCGGCGCGATCACCGGCAAGACCGGGCCGGACGATTTCTCGAACTCGACCAAGGCGGCGAAAGCCTATTTCGACTGCCTCAACGCCAATGGCGGCATCAAGGGCCGGCCGGTGAAATACCTCATCGAGGACGACCAGTGGGATCCCGAAAAGGCTGCCCAGCTTGCCGCCCGCCTCGTCGATGACGAGAAGGCCGTGCTGATGGTCGGCAATTCCAGCTATGTCGAATGCGGCGCCAATGCCGACTACTACAAGAAATCCGGCATCTACGTCGTTGCCGGCGTCGGCGTGCCGCGCGAATGCTTCTTTGCGGAGAACTACGCGCCGACCAATGCCGGCCCGCGCGTCTCCATGCTTGGCGCCATGGGCTATGCGCTCGACAAGCTGAACGCCAAGTCGGTCGCCTGCATCGGCCCGAACATTCCCAATGTCGGCACCTGGTCCTGCGACGGCGTGATGCTGCTCGCCAAGGAAAAGGGCTTTGCCGCCGAGACGATCCTGATGGATCCCGGCAGCGCGGACGCCACCTCGATCATCCTGCAGGCCGCAGCCGCCAAGCCCGACGTTATCGTGCTCGGCATGTCGAAGGGCGTCGCCGTGCCGCTGCTCGTCGCCGCCGAGGAGCAGGGCCTGAACGAGCAGATCACCTTCCTCTCGGCCGCTTCCGCCTACGACCTCTCCGTGCCGGAAACTCTCGGCCCGGGCTGGGACGGCAAGTTCTACGTCAACATGGAGTTCAACGACCTTGAATCCGACACGCCCGACAATGCCAACTGGCGGGCCGTGATGGAGGAATACGGTCAGTCCTCCGACCCGCGCGACACCTTCGCCCAGGCCGGCTACCTCGCCGCCCGTATCGCGGAGAAGGCGCTGATGGGTCTCGAGGGCGACATTACCCGCGAAAGCGTCTCGGCTGCCGTGCGCAAGGTCAAGGGTTTCGAGAGCGATATCTTCTGCGCCCCCTGGTATTTCGGCGAGGGCCAGCCGCGCCACAATGCCAACTCCACGACCCGCATGGCCGTCAGCGAGGGCGGCAAGTGGAAGGTCATCTCCGATTGCGCGCCGTCGCCCGATCCGGAGCTGAAGGACATCCGCGCCTTCGAAGCGAGCCTGAAGTAA